Sequence from the Streptomyces sp. R33 genome:
GCAGCGCCGACTGGACGCGGTCGGGGAGCGGGGCGGGCGTGCCCTCCAGGTGGAAGCGGACCTCGATGTCCGGGCCCGCGTCGAGCGCGCGCAGCGCGTCCGCGAGGCCACCGCCCCCTTCGAGCTCCGGCGGGGCCAGGTCGTGGACCAGCCGCCGCGCCTCCGCCAGCCCGCGCGCCGCGATGCCGGTGGCGGTACGGACGTGCGCGCGGGCGGTCGCCGGGTCGCTGTCCCAGGTGCGGTCCGCGGCCTGGAGCAGCATCTGCTGGCTGGACAGGTGCTGGGCGAGCGTGTCGTGGATCTCCATCGACAGCCGCTGCCGCTCGGCGAGCGTGCCCTCGCGGCGCTCGGTGGCGGCCAGTTCGCGGCGGGTGCGGATCAGGTCGTCGATCAGCGCGCGCTGGGACTCGGCCTGGCGCTCCATGTGGACGAAGACGGCGGTGGCGAGGGCGGCGATCGCGGGCGGGGCCAGCAGGAGGTTCGGGTCGAACTGCCTGGAGAGCTTGAGCTGGGCCGCCACCACGAACACGGTCAGCAGGGCCACGAGGACGATCGCCGCGCGGGGCGGCAGGGTGCGCAGGGCGGTGAAGAAGAGGGGGACGGCGCACCAGGCGAAACTGGGCGCGAGGACGACCAGGACCACCCAGGTCGCCACCACCAGCCCGAGCCAGATCAGCCGCCGCACGGTGGGCGCGGCCCCGAGCGCGGGGCCGAGCACGTACAGCAGGGCCAGCACGATGCTGAGCGCGATGATCCACGGGGTGCTGGGCGAGCCGGGGTGGCGCAGCAGGAAGCGGGCCACGGAGGCGCCGAGGAGCAGGAAGAACGCCGTGTGCATGACGGTCGCCAGGGCGCGCGTGTCGGCCTTGCCCGGTGTGCCGGGCCCGCCGGGCGTCCCCGGCGCCGGTGGCGGGGTGCGGCTCACGTGGCTCACGGCGGGCTCCCGGGTCGGTGTCTGGCTCCTCCATCGTGCCTGGTCGTACGCGATGGCGCCGACCAGCCAATCCGTAGGCGTACCCGGTCCGCATCGACCGATCGGTTGACCCCGGGGTCAACCGGTGCGGCAGCCGTCGCGAGCCGGTACGGGGACCGGTGGGCACCGGGTGCGGGCCCAGGCTTGGAGCAGCAGAGCGAGCCGACGCACCCGGTCGGCACCGATGCCCGACACCGATGCCCGGCGCCGACGCACCCGGCCGATGCACCCAGGAGCAGCAGACATGAACACCCGCACCCGCGTTCTCACCGGTACCGCCCTCGCCGTCGCGCTCGGCGCCGGGACCTTCGGCGCGGTCAGCGCCAGCGCCGCCCAGACCGAGACCGTCCCGGCCGTCGCCGCCGCCAAGAAGGACGACCAGCCGGCCGACAAGAACTTCACCACCACGACCCACCTCACCATCGACGCCGCCACCCGCGCCGCCCAGGCCGCGCTCGAGGCGGCGCAGAAGGAGAACCAGAAGGTGACGGTCGCGGTCGTGGACCGGGGCGGCAACACCATCGTCACCCTGCGCGGCGACGGCGCGGGCCCGCAGTCCTACGAGTCGGCGCAGCGCAAGGCCTTCACCGCCGTGTCCTGGAACGCCCCGACCTCGGTGCTCGCGGGCCGCCTCGCCCAGGCCCCGAACCTGAAGGACATCCCCGGCACCCTCTTCCTCGGCGGCGGTACCCCGGTCCAGGCGAACGGCGCCCCGGTCGCGGGCATCGGCGTGGCCGGTGCCCCGAGCGGCGACCTGGACGAGAAGTTCGCCAAGGCCGGCGTCGACGCCCTGGCCAAGTAGGCCTCGGCTCCACCCGCCCGATCTAGGATCGGGCGGGTGGAACACCGTCGCGCTTTCCCCCGCCTCGCCGCCCCTGCAGCCGCCGCCGCTGCCGCCCTGCTCGCCCTCACCACGGCGTGTACGGCCGGCACGGTGCAGGGGCGGCCGGGTGCGTCCGGGCTGCGCGACCCGTACTTCCCCAAGGCCGGCAACGGCGGTTACCAGATCGAGCACTACGACCTGGACCTCGACTACGACCCCGCCGGCGGGGAGTTGAACGCCACCGCCGTCATCACCGCCCGCGCGGAGCAGGGGCTCAGCTCCTTCAACCTCGACCTGAGCGGCCTGGAGGTCGAGGGCGTCACCGTGCAGGGCGAGGGCGCGCGGTTCAACCGGATCGGCCGGGAGCTGACGGTGCGTCCGGCCGAGGACCTCAAGAAGGGCGAGGTCTTCCGCACGGAGATCGACTACCGCGGCAAGCCGAAGCCCATCACCGATGCGGACGGCGCCGAGGAAGGCTGGATCACCACCGAGGACGGTGCCGTCGGGGTCGGCGAGCCGATCGGGTCGATGGCCTGGTTCCCCGGGAACCACCACCCCAGCGACAAGGCCACGTACGACATCACCCTCACCGTCCCCAAGGGCTACGAGGCGGTGTCCAACGGCGAGTTGAAGTCCCGCACCGACACCGCCGACGGGCGGACCGAGTTCGCGTGGCACAGCCCGGAGCCGATGGCGAGCTACCTGGCCACCGCCGCGATCGGCAAGTTCAAGGTGACCACCGGGCGGACCCCGTCGGGGGTCGCCCTCTACGAGGCCGTCACGCCCGGGGAGGCCGCCGCCAGCGCGCCGGCGCTGGCCCGGCTGCCGGAGATCGTGGAGTGGGGCAGCCGCCGGTTCGGCCCGTACCCCTTCGGCACCGCGGGGGCGATCGTGCTGCCGGCCGAGACTCTCACGTACGCGCTGGAGACGCAGACCAAGCCCGTCTTCTCCGGCGCACCCGACGAGAAGCTGGTCCTGCACGAGACGGCCCACCAGTGGTTCGGCGACTCGGTGTCGCCGAAGTCCTGGAAGGACATGTGGCTCAACGAGGGCTTCGCCACCTACGCCGAGTGGCTGTGGTCCGAGGACCACGGCGGGACGACCGCGCAGCAGTACTTCGACGCGTTCCTCGCGGGCGACACCGCGGTCGACAAGGACGCCGACAGCGACTGGGACGCCTTCCCGCCCGCCGACCCGCCCAAGGCGAAGGACATCTCCGAGAATCCGGTGTACTACCGCGGCGCGATGGTGCTGCAGCGGATCCGCCAGGAGGTGGGCGACGAGAAGTTCTTCGCCCTGCTGCGCGGCTGGGCCCAGGACCACCGGTACGGGAACGCGAGTACGGCCGAGTTCACCGCGTACGCGGAGCGGACGACGGGGCACGACCTGAAGAAGGTCTGGGACGTCTGGCTGTACGGGGAGGGCCGTCCCAAGTAGGCCTTGCGCGGGCGTCCTACAGGTCCTTGCGCAGCACCGTGCAGTCCCGGCCCTGCTCGCGGTCCTTGGCGCGGCGCAGGGCGGTGTAGCCCTGGGCCTGCCAGAACGCCAGGCCGGCCGGGTTGCCGTCCAGTACGGCGAGCCGTAGGCCGGCCCGTCCCGCGGCGCGGAAGCGGTCCTCGACGAGGCCGGCGATGCTGCGCCCGTACCCCCGGCGGTGCGCGGTGGCGTCGACGAGCAGCAGGCCGATCCACGGGTCCGGGTCGCCGGAGGCCGGATCCGGGTGGCGGGCGAGGGTGGCGGCCAGGCCGACCAGCCGGCCGGCGGAGCGGGCCAGGAGCACCTCGGCGCCGTCGTGGGCGAGTTCGCCGGCGAGGGCCGCGGCGACCTGTTCGACGGTGATGCGGCCCGGGTCGGGGAAATCGCCGCTGAGCTCGAAGAAGGCGCGGTTGGTCGCGTAGAGCGCGGCGATCTCGGTGAGGACGGGGCCGGGCAGGGCGCCGTCCACGGCGACGAGCGGTTGGAGGATCACCCGCCGAACCGTAGCGAAGCCCCCTCCCCGGACGGCCGGGAGGGGGCTTCGGCTGCGACGGTGTCGGCCGGTCAGAGGGTCGGCCGGTCAGGCGCGAGCCGGGGCCGGCCGCGCCACGGCCGGCCGCTCTGGCTCCGGATCAGACGTTGACGCCGAAGTCCTGGGCGATGCCGGTCAGGCCGGAGGCGTAACCCTGGCCGACCGCGCGGAACTTCCACTCGGCGCCGTTGCGGTAGAGCTCGCCGAAGACCATGGCGGTCTCGGTGGCCGCGTCCTCGGAGAGGTCGTAGCGGGCGATCTCGGCGCCGCCGGCCTGGTTCACGACGCGGATGTACGCGTTGCGGACCTGGCCGAAGTTCTGGCTGCGGGCGTCGGCGTCGTAGATGGAGACCGGGAAGACGATCTTGTCCACGTCGGCCGCGAGCGCGGCGAGGTTGACGTTGATGGACTCGTCGTCGCCGGAGCCCTCGCCGGTCCGGTTGTCACCGGTGTGGACGATGCTCTGGTCCGGGGTGGACTTGTTGTTGAAGAAGACGAAGTGACCGTCGGAGACGACCTTGCCCATCGCGTTGACCGCGATGGCGGAGGCGTCCAGGTCGAAGTCGACACCGGTCGTCGTACGGACGTCCCAGCCGAGGCCGACCGTGACGGCGCTGAGGCCGGGGGCCTCCTTCGTGAGCGAGACGTTGCCGCCCTTGGACAGGCTTACTGCCATTTTGACTGGTGTCCCTTCCTCGTCGCATGGCCGCGAGATTGTGGCCAAGGTACCGCTGACCTTCATAACGCGGGGAGGGGGGCCGTAGGTTCCACTCCGTGCTCTCCCCGCGGAATCCCCCACCATTCAGCCGCGGAAATACGGGTGACGGGCACCGCGCGGGACGGGATCATAGGGGGCATGCCTGGTCCCTATGTCATCCGCGGTTCGGTCGTGCTCCCCGAGGCGGAGCTCGCCTGGCGCTTCTCGCGGTCCTCCGGGCCGGGCGGGCAGCACGTCAACACCTCGGACTCGCGCGTGGAGCTGCTGTTCGACGTGGCGGCCACGAAGGCGCTCCCGGACGTGTGGAAGGAGCGGGCGCTGGAGCGGCTCGCGGCCCGGCTGGTGGACGGGGTGCTGACGGTGCGGGCCTCCGAGCACCGGTCGCAGTTCCGCAACCGGGAGATGGCGCTGGTCCGGATGGCGTCCGTGCTCGCGGAGGCCACCGCCCCGCCGCCCAAGGCGCGCCGTGCGACGAAGATCCCGCGGGGGATCAACGAACGCCGCCTCCGGGAGAAGAAGGCCCGGGCGGAGACCAAGCGCGGCCGCACCGGCCGCGACTGGTAACGCTGCCGGGAGCCTCAGCCCGCCAGGTGCCGGTAGCGGCCGCGGAAGTAGGTCAGCGGCGGGGAGTCGGGGGACGGGAGCGCCGAGGTGAGCACGCGGCCGATGACCAGGGTGTGGTCGCCGGCCTCGACGCGGTTCTCCGTACGGCATTCGAGGGTCGCCAGGGCGCCCGTCAGCAGCGGCGCCCCCGAGACCTCGCCGCGGCCGTAGGGCAGGTCCGCGAAGAGCAGCCGGTCGCTGATGCGGTTCTTCATCGAGAAGCGGCTCGCCACCTGCACCTGGTGGTCGGCGAGGACCGAGACGGCCCACAGGGGCTGCTCGGCCAGCAGGTCGTCCATCCGGGAGCCCTCGCGCAGGCTCACCAGGACCAGCGGCGGGTCCAGGGACACGGACATGAAGGCGGTGGCCGTCATGCCGACGTCCTCGCCGCCCGGACCGTCCGGAGTCAGCGGGTTCTCGTGTGCGGTGATCAGGCACACGCCCGCCGCCAGGCGGGACATCGCGGCCCGGAACTCGTCGTTGCTCACGCCCTCAGGATGAAGGGTGGAGGCGATCGGCATGGGTACGGGGGTCGTCTTCGGCACGCCCAGAACGCTAGTCTCGCCCTCCCGCGGCGCACATCGGGCCCGAGTCCGAGCCGCGTCCCGGCCCGTCGACCTAGGCCGCCCTGGGCCCGGGCGTATCGTTTGCTCCCGGGAATGCAGGGGAGCGCTCCCGGGCGCCGCCCTCCCCACCGCTCGCCTTTATTCATCTCATGTGACTTGAGTCACAGAGGGCAAGATTTGTTGACCCTGTGTACCTGGCGCACAGCTCACTGTGATTCAGTGGACGGGACACCGCAACGAAACGCCGATGACAAACCTGGAGTTGCTGTCGAGGTCTCGGGGAGAGCGAGCAATGGAGACCGAGTCGGAGCCGTACGTCCGTCTTGCGACCCTGCGGCAGCTTCATCAGGTGGTGGCCGAGCTCAATACGGCCAGGAGCCTGGCGGACACTCTGCAGACCGTCGTGGACGGCATTGTCGTGGGCCTCGGCTACCAGCTCGCCTGTGTCAACCTCGTACGCCCTGACGGGGACCTCGTCGTCGCCGCGTTCGCCGGCGACCCCGCAGCAGAAGCCCTGATCACCGGCCGCGTCGGCTCCCGCGCCTCCTGGGAGCGCCGTCTGACGATGGGGGAGAGCTGGGACGGGCTCCGCTTCATCCCGCACACCGAGGGCTGGGTCCTGCTCGAGGACGACGTGCCCCAGTGGCACACGGACGGCCCCGATCCGCGCTTCGAGGACGAGTGGCACCCCGAGGACCGGCTCTATGCACCCATGTATGCGTCCGGCGGGGAACTTCTGGGTGTCATTTCGGTGGACAGACCGCGCAATGGCCGCCGCCCCGGCGCGTGGGGGCGCGAAGCGCTCCAGATGTACGCCTTCCAAGCCGCGATTGCGATCAGCAACGCACGGCTGCGGGCGAACATGCAGCGGGCCCTGGTCCGGCTGGAGCGTGAACAGCAGGCGCTGCGCGCGAGCGAGGAGTCGTTCCGGCAGGCCTTCGAGTACGCCCCCAGCGGCATGGCGATCGCCGAGATGGGCGGGGACCAGCACGGGCGGCTGCTGCGGACCAACGACGCGCTGTGCCGGCTGCTGGGCCGGCCCGCCTCCGTACTGCGCCGGTACTCCTTCTCCGACCTGGTCCACCCCGAGGACATCGGGACCCTGCTGCGCACCTCCGCCGAGGGCGGCCGGGCCGAGCTGCGGCTCGGGCGGCGCGACGGCACGTACGTATGGGTGTCGCTGCGCAACTCCGTCGTCGCGGACGCCGCCGACGGGCCGCGGTTCCTGCTCACGCACGTCGAGGACATCGAGGAGCGCAAGCGCCACGAGCTCCAGCTGGCCCACCGGGCCAGCCACGACTCGCTGACGGGCCTCCCGAACAGCGCCGAGCTGCGCGCCCGCCTCGGCGCGCGGCTGTGCCGCAGGCCGCAGTCGGTCCGGGCCACCGCCGTGGAGGCGCTCGACGCCGCCTATGAGGGGCACGGCGTCGGCGGGGGGCTCCCGGCGGGTGGTGGCGGCGGTGAGCACGGCTTTCAGCCCGACGCCTTCCCCGAGCCCTTCGAGTTCCCCGGCGCGCCCGCGGTGCCCGGGGCCCCTGGCGCCCCCGGGACACCCGGCGCGGGGGCGGGCCCGTACGACCACCACGTGCACACGGTGGCGCCCGCGACGGACATCGACGACGGGACGAAGGGGCTCGCGGTGCTCTTCTGCGACCTCGACGGGTTCAAGTCGATCAACGACCGGTTCGGGCACCACACGGGTGACGCGGTCCTGATCGAGGTGGCCCGGCGGTTGACGACGGGCGTCAGGGACGGTGACACCGTCGCTCGGCTGGGTGGTGACGAATTCGTCGTCCTCGCGGACGGACTGGGCGCCGCCGACGCGGCCGACCTGGCCGTCCGGCTGCGCAACGCGATCATCCCGCCGATCCGGGTGGACGGCCGTGCGGTCCGGGTGGGCGCGAGTTTCGGCATCGGCTGGGCCAGCTGCGGCATGTCGGCGGACGAGGTGCTGCGCTCGGCCGACCAGCGGATGTACATCGAGAAAAGGTCCCGTTCCAAGGCGCACCGCCGGGCCGGATGAGGCGATCGGCCGCCCGTGGGTGCACGTGTTCGGGGTAGGCTCCCGTGGGTTGAAAGGAGTGACCTGCGATGACGACGCCCGCGAACCACGGCTCGAACAGTGGGGCGAACCAGCCCGAGGACGACGACCCGTTCGGCTATCTCTACGCGGACGGCCAGGCCGCCGGAGCCACCCCGCCCGCGCCGGGCGGTGGATACGGCTACCCCGGCCCGACGGTCGGTGGTCAGCCCGGCGTACAGCCCGGTGTCCCCCGTACCTCGTACAACCAGGTGCGCACGGTCGGCGAGCGGACGTACGGCGGCCAGCGCGGCGCCCAGGTTCCGCCGCAGCAGCAGCCGCCGGCCTACCAGGCGCAGTACCAGGCCCCTGAGGCCCTCCAGGCGGGCGGCTACGGGGTTCCGCCGCAGCAGGGGCAGGCCACGGCGTCGATCCCCGCGCCGGGCGGCCACGGGGGCCACGGCGGAGGCGGCGGTTCCAGCCGCAAGGGCATGCTCATCGCAGCGGTCGCGGTGGTCGCAGCGGTCGCGATCGGCATCGGTGCGGCCGTGGCCTTCGGCGACAAGGACAAGGACAAGAACGGCAAGGGCAACACGGCGGGCGGACAGCAGTCCGCGCAGCCGCAGAACTCGCCGTCGACGCAGCCGAGCCCCTCGGACTCCCCGCAGGCCCCGCTGCCCAAGGCGGACGCCTCCGGCGCAGGCATGTCCCTCACGGGCGGCGCGCACCTGGAAGCCGCCATCCCGGGCGCGAAGAGCGCGGGCGGCCAGTACGTGGGCGGCTTCAACACCCCCGGTGCGGCGCTGACCTGGACGGTGGACGTTCCGGCGGCCGGGGACTACACGCTGTTCGTGAACTACGGCGTGCCCGGGAAGGACGCGAAGGCGACCCTCACGGTCAACGGGCAGAGCCCGAACCAGTCCCTGAACCTGGCGAACTTCGCCAAGGCCGAAGCCGGGGCCTGGGACAAGGGCTGGCAGCGCACGTACGCGTGGATCACCCTCAAGAAGGGCACGAACACGATGAAGATCTCGTGCGAGCCCGGCAACCAGTGCGAGGCGGTCTTCGACCAGCTCGACCTGGGCCAGGGTCACATCAAGCGCTGACCGCCGGCCGGTGCCCGGCGGTCCGGCCGCCGGTCGCCGCCCTCGGCAGGAGACGAGTCCGGCCCACCGCACGCGCGGCGGGCCGGACTTCGCCGTTCCGGGCGACCTGCTAGCCGCAGTGGACCCAGCCGCTGTCGCCGCTCTGCGTGCCCGCCGCTCGCATCACCGGAAACTCCGTCAGGGGCCTGGGGCGTGTGGTCAGTTGCCGGCGGTGACGCAGATGGCGTGCCGGAGCTCCTCGTAGGTGTGGGGGTCGAAGTCGCCTGCCGTCGGGGCGTGGACCGTGGCTGCCGAGAGGGCCACCGCCCGGGTCAGGCGGGCCGGCCAGTCCAGGCCTTCCGCGAGGGCCGACAGGAGGCCCGCCACCGCGGAGTCGCCGGCTCCCGTCGGGTTGCCCGACAGGGCGCGGGGCGGGGCCGCCTGCCAGGTGCCCTGGGCGGTGGCCGCCAGCAGCCCGCCCGGGCCGAGCGAGGTGACCACGGCGTGCGCGCCGCGGCGGCGGGCGTCGCGGGTGGCCTGCAGCGGCTCGCGGGAGCCGGTCAGCTCGGCGAGTTCGGCGGCGTTCGGCTTGATCATCTCCGGGCGGGCGGCGACCCCGCGGCGCA
This genomic interval carries:
- a CDS encoding sensor histidine kinase — encoded protein: MSHVSRTPPPAPGTPGGPGTPGKADTRALATVMHTAFFLLLGASVARFLLRHPGSPSTPWIIALSIVLALLYVLGPALGAAPTVRRLIWLGLVVATWVVLVVLAPSFAWCAVPLFFTALRTLPPRAAIVLVALLTVFVVAAQLKLSRQFDPNLLLAPPAIAALATAVFVHMERQAESQRALIDDLIRTRRELAATERREGTLAERQRLSMEIHDTLAQHLSSQQMLLQAADRTWDSDPATARAHVRTATGIAARGLAEARRLVHDLAPPELEGGGGLADALRALDAGPDIEVRFHLEGTPAPLPDRVQSALLRIAQGALANVREHAHARTTALTLSFLGDQVVLDVADDGEGFAEPRPGARGAAGDRGHGLPAMRARVRQLGGTLTLESTPGEGTVLSAAIPLEPTG
- a CDS encoding heme-binding protein, with the protein product MNTRTRVLTGTALAVALGAGTFGAVSASAAQTETVPAVAAAKKDDQPADKNFTTTTHLTIDAATRAAQAALEAAQKENQKVTVAVVDRGGNTIVTLRGDGAGPQSYESAQRKAFTAVSWNAPTSVLAGRLAQAPNLKDIPGTLFLGGGTPVQANGAPVAGIGVAGAPSGDLDEKFAKAGVDALAK
- a CDS encoding M1 family metallopeptidase, with protein sequence MEHRRAFPRLAAPAAAAAAALLALTTACTAGTVQGRPGASGLRDPYFPKAGNGGYQIEHYDLDLDYDPAGGELNATAVITARAEQGLSSFNLDLSGLEVEGVTVQGEGARFNRIGRELTVRPAEDLKKGEVFRTEIDYRGKPKPITDADGAEEGWITTEDGAVGVGEPIGSMAWFPGNHHPSDKATYDITLTVPKGYEAVSNGELKSRTDTADGRTEFAWHSPEPMASYLATAAIGKFKVTTGRTPSGVALYEAVTPGEAAASAPALARLPEIVEWGSRRFGPYPFGTAGAIVLPAETLTYALETQTKPVFSGAPDEKLVLHETAHQWFGDSVSPKSWKDMWLNEGFATYAEWLWSEDHGGTTAQQYFDAFLAGDTAVDKDADSDWDAFPPADPPKAKDISENPVYYRGAMVLQRIRQEVGDEKFFALLRGWAQDHRYGNASTAEFTAYAERTTGHDLKKVWDVWLYGEGRPK
- a CDS encoding GNAT family N-acetyltransferase: MILQPLVAVDGALPGPVLTEIAALYATNRAFFELSGDFPDPGRITVEQVAAALAGELAHDGAEVLLARSAGRLVGLAATLARHPDPASGDPDPWIGLLLVDATAHRRGYGRSIAGLVEDRFRAAGRAGLRLAVLDGNPAGLAFWQAQGYTALRRAKDREQGRDCTVLRKDL
- a CDS encoding TerD family protein, which produces MAVSLSKGGNVSLTKEAPGLSAVTVGLGWDVRTTTGVDFDLDASAIAVNAMGKVVSDGHFVFFNNKSTPDQSIVHTGDNRTGEGSGDDESINVNLAALAADVDKIVFPVSIYDADARSQNFGQVRNAYIRVVNQAGGAEIARYDLSEDAATETAMVFGELYRNGAEWKFRAVGQGYASGLTGIAQDFGVNV
- the arfB gene encoding alternative ribosome rescue aminoacyl-tRNA hydrolase ArfB, translated to MPGPYVIRGSVVLPEAELAWRFSRSSGPGGQHVNTSDSRVELLFDVAATKALPDVWKERALERLAARLVDGVLTVRASEHRSQFRNREMALVRMASVLAEATAPPPKARRATKIPRGINERRLREKKARAETKRGRTGRDW
- a CDS encoding flavin reductase family protein, with the translated sequence MPIASTLHPEGVSNDEFRAAMSRLAAGVCLITAHENPLTPDGPGGEDVGMTATAFMSVSLDPPLVLVSLREGSRMDDLLAEQPLWAVSVLADHQVQVASRFSMKNRISDRLLFADLPYGRGEVSGAPLLTGALATLECRTENRVEAGDHTLVIGRVLTSALPSPDSPPLTYFRGRYRHLAG
- the cdgB gene encoding diguanylate cyclase CdgB, whose product is METESEPYVRLATLRQLHQVVAELNTARSLADTLQTVVDGIVVGLGYQLACVNLVRPDGDLVVAAFAGDPAAEALITGRVGSRASWERRLTMGESWDGLRFIPHTEGWVLLEDDVPQWHTDGPDPRFEDEWHPEDRLYAPMYASGGELLGVISVDRPRNGRRPGAWGREALQMYAFQAAIAISNARLRANMQRALVRLEREQQALRASEESFRQAFEYAPSGMAIAEMGGDQHGRLLRTNDALCRLLGRPASVLRRYSFSDLVHPEDIGTLLRTSAEGGRAELRLGRRDGTYVWVSLRNSVVADAADGPRFLLTHVEDIEERKRHELQLAHRASHDSLTGLPNSAELRARLGARLCRRPQSVRATAVEALDAAYEGHGVGGGLPAGGGGGEHGFQPDAFPEPFEFPGAPAVPGAPGAPGTPGAGAGPYDHHVHTVAPATDIDDGTKGLAVLFCDLDGFKSINDRFGHHTGDAVLIEVARRLTTGVRDGDTVARLGGDEFVVLADGLGAADAADLAVRLRNAIIPPIRVDGRAVRVGASFGIGWASCGMSADEVLRSADQRMYIEKRSRSKAHRRAG
- a CDS encoding CBM35 domain-containing protein, translating into MTTPANHGSNSGANQPEDDDPFGYLYADGQAAGATPPAPGGGYGYPGPTVGGQPGVQPGVPRTSYNQVRTVGERTYGGQRGAQVPPQQQPPAYQAQYQAPEALQAGGYGVPPQQGQATASIPAPGGHGGHGGGGGSSRKGMLIAAVAVVAAVAIGIGAAVAFGDKDKDKNGKGNTAGGQQSAQPQNSPSTQPSPSDSPQAPLPKADASGAGMSLTGGAHLEAAIPGAKSAGGQYVGGFNTPGAALTWTVDVPAAGDYTLFVNYGVPGKDAKATLTVNGQSPNQSLNLANFAKAEAGAWDKGWQRTYAWITLKKGTNTMKISCEPGNQCEAVFDQLDLGQGHIKR